In Thiospirochaeta perfilievii, a single window of DNA contains:
- a CDS encoding 6-hydroxymethylpterin diphosphokinase MptE-like protein — protein MDEKPLLIETGKGLSLKYKNKFLYSKFDPTKQPRLIIESLELDDKCIYLMPSPLLFYGYDLLKNKLPESSIIVNIEVDPNLLNLTNRPEEIHPISNGFDFLNIISKIDLSKFKRCKLVTLNGGYTLYKTAYDRFFNILINQQHNYWKNRYTLTQMGQLWIKNCLKNLKDIEKAQPFSNLKTDKPVVVIGAGESTEQTLSLLKDIREKIFLLCVDTALQILLEVNITPDAVVALEGQFFNLPDFYGAKDKKIDIIYDLSSYPAVLRNLSGNRYITITNFSNSLLLEKIKKLNPDQDFIPPLGSVGITAIYIAMQITENSIFLSGLDFSYKLGKTHSKGTPYHLSTLIKMNKINSGYNFGSCLKRGTFAKKNKSHNDETTDPILYEYSKHAEELLLGSNRVYDLTTTGMTLGVQHADKAIVYNEINKKKAPLINNYNSNIKQLNYGDLYRDEVNKILFAFKKLKSYLNGSTSIEKAIESLTDISYLFEHYPETEPIKIITEVSIKRLYFTISRYIRSLGI, from the coding sequence ATGGATGAAAAACCCTTACTTATTGAAACAGGTAAGGGTTTATCCTTAAAATATAAAAATAAGTTTTTATACTCTAAATTTGATCCTACAAAACAACCTAGACTAATAATTGAATCATTAGAATTAGATGATAAATGCATATATTTAATGCCTTCTCCCCTACTTTTTTATGGTTACGATCTATTAAAAAATAAATTACCAGAGAGTTCAATTATAGTAAATATCGAGGTTGATCCAAATCTATTAAATTTAACAAATCGACCGGAAGAAATACATCCTATATCAAATGGCTTTGATTTTTTAAATATAATTAGTAAAATAGACTTATCTAAATTTAAAAGATGTAAATTAGTTACATTAAATGGTGGATATACCCTTTATAAAACAGCTTATGATAGGTTTTTTAATATTCTTATAAATCAGCAACATAACTACTGGAAAAATAGATATACGCTAACTCAGATGGGACAGTTATGGATAAAAAACTGTTTGAAAAATTTAAAAGATATTGAAAAAGCACAACCTTTCTCTAATTTAAAAACAGATAAGCCTGTAGTTGTAATTGGAGCTGGTGAGTCTACTGAACAGACACTTTCACTGCTAAAAGATATTAGAGAAAAGATATTTCTACTCTGTGTAGATACTGCACTTCAGATTCTTCTTGAAGTTAATATTACTCCAGATGCGGTTGTAGCGTTAGAGGGGCAATTTTTCAATCTTCCAGATTTTTATGGTGCTAAGGATAAAAAAATTGATATTATTTATGATCTTTCAAGCTACCCAGCAGTTTTAAGGAATTTAAGTGGGAATCGATATATAACAATAACAAATTTTTCAAACTCATTATTATTAGAGAAAATAAAGAAGTTAAACCCAGATCAGGACTTTATACCTCCCCTAGGATCTGTTGGAATAACAGCAATCTATATTGCTATGCAGATAACAGAAAACTCAATTTTTTTAAGTGGTTTAGATTTTTCATATAAGTTAGGAAAAACCCATAGTAAAGGAACTCCCTACCATCTATCAACACTGATAAAAATGAATAAAATTAACTCTGGCTATAATTTTGGCAGCTGCCTAAAAAGAGGAACTTTTGCAAAAAAAAATAAATCACATAACGACGAAACTACGGACCCAATTTTATATGAGTATTCTAAGCATGCAGAAGAGTTATTACTAGGCTCAAATAGAGTATATGATTTAACAACAACAGGTATGACTTTAGGAGTACAACATGCAGACAAGGCAATTGTTTATAATGAAATAAATAAGAAAAAAGCCCCTTTAATTAACAACTATAACTCTAATATAAAGCAGTTAAATTATGGGGATTTATACAGGGATGAAGTGAATAAAATCCTATTTGCATTTAAGAAATTAAAAAGTTATCTTAATGGCTCAACAAGCATTGAAAAGGCAATTGAAAGCTTAACTGATATAAGCTACCTATTTGAGCACTATCCTGAAACTGAGCCTATTAAAATTATTACAGAGGTAAGTATAAAAAGATTATACTTCACTATATCTAGATATATTCGTTCCCTAGGAATTTAA
- a CDS encoding tetratricopeptide repeat protein, with amino-acid sequence MKETTKKNSNQIISDFLSNNKKILLTVLSVAVVLIIAFGVYSTVSQNKINEMINSTTELDNMYDEVLNSNGDKEAFVSYGNKLIEEYKGTKAEVIAYSRLASYFFDEKNFEKALEYYTKAYVNFPKDMAASVYMFNAAMCNEELGNVDQAIEVLTNLVKTYKSNDLESADLSPDVPEAIFNLGRLFESKGDLTKAIENYELLVAEYQSYNLSNLAKTRLLTIK; translated from the coding sequence ATGAAAGAAACAACAAAAAAAAATAGTAACCAGATAATATCAGACTTCTTGTCTAATAATAAAAAGATTTTATTAACTGTCTTATCTGTAGCTGTAGTATTAATTATAGCATTTGGAGTTTACTCAACAGTTTCACAAAATAAAATAAATGAGATGATTAATTCAACAACTGAGTTAGACAATATGTACGATGAAGTTTTAAATAGCAATGGAGATAAAGAAGCTTTTGTATCCTATGGTAATAAGCTTATAGAAGAGTATAAAGGTACAAAGGCGGAAGTAATAGCTTATTCTAGATTAGCATCATATTTCTTTGATGAAAAGAATTTTGAGAAAGCCTTAGAGTATTATACTAAAGCATACGTTAACTTCCCAAAGGATATGGCCGCATCTGTATATATGTTTAATGCTGCTATGTGTAATGAAGAGTTAGGAAATGTTGATCAAGCTATTGAAGTTCTTACAAACTTAGTTAAGACATACAAGAGTAATGATTTAGAGAGTGCTGACCTTTCTCCAGATGTTCCAGAGGCTATTTTTAATCTAGGTAGACTTTTTGAATCTAAGGGAGACCTAACTAAAGCAATTGAGAACTATGAACTTTTAGTAGCTGAGTACCAGAGTTACAATCTTTCTAATCTAGCTAAAACAAGGTTGTTAACAATTAAATAG
- a CDS encoding MYG1 family protein, with amino-acid sequence MFYKVITHNGKAHIDELLGISLLSIHLNELPTDIIRIHPDEASLMLKKETIEEDIYFIDCGLDYNAEKRIFDHHQSKDLMCSAALIFNEFFPHLKDSKLSKYINLVSLVDTKGPNALDDYKFKSDTVDYFSFPQGVMLREFENNPLLITKIFSDGLLSMIEFENKKRLALEWINSEGSIKFSNINGINILEYLKVPPYELSSAVKSADADIVDEKNIHVIYSFDKDNPEVRTLFRTLKADSILDFTKSMVDYSLFCHRGGFLLKFIPKDNNEWKNIIRESIL; translated from the coding sequence TTGTTCTATAAAGTCATTACTCATAATGGGAAAGCGCATATAGATGAGTTACTAGGAATATCTCTACTATCTATTCATTTAAATGAGTTACCAACAGATATAATAAGGATTCATCCTGATGAGGCCTCTTTAATGTTAAAGAAGGAGACTATAGAGGAAGATATCTATTTTATTGATTGTGGATTAGACTATAACGCTGAAAAGAGAATTTTTGATCATCATCAATCCAAAGATTTGATGTGTTCAGCAGCTCTTATTTTTAACGAATTTTTCCCACACCTTAAGGATAGTAAACTTTCAAAATATATAAATTTAGTCTCCCTTGTAGATACTAAGGGACCAAATGCGTTAGATGACTACAAATTCAAAAGTGATACTGTTGATTATTTCAGCTTTCCCCAGGGTGTTATGCTACGTGAATTTGAGAATAATCCACTGCTAATTACCAAAATATTCTCAGATGGATTATTATCTATGATCGAGTTTGAAAATAAAAAAAGATTAGCATTGGAGTGGATTAATTCAGAAGGAAGTATCAAATTTTCTAATATAAATGGTATAAATATCTTAGAATACTTAAAAGTTCCACCCTACGAATTATCAAGTGCTGTTAAGTCTGCTGACGCTGATATTGTTGATGAAAAAAATATACATGTAATATATAGTTTTGATAAGGATAATCCTGAAGTAAGAACACTTTTTAGAACATTAAAAGCTGATTCTATTCTTGATTTTACAAAATCTATGGTTGATTACTCTCTGTTTTGCCATAGAGGTGGTTTTTTATTAAAGTTTATACCTAAAGATAATAATGAATGGAAAAATATAATTAGGGAGTCAATATTATGA
- a CDS encoding NAD(P)H-dependent oxidoreductase subunit E: MDKEKYKETNVIGICVGETCSSKNSDDILLMVTTILGVGPGETTPDKRFRVETVPCMGKCNSAPKVVVNGEVLVMQTAEDLGVILSDLLNS, translated from the coding sequence ATGGATAAAGAAAAATATAAAGAAACAAACGTTATTGGAATATGTGTTGGTGAGACATGTTCTTCAAAAAACTCAGATGATATATTATTAATGGTAACTACAATTCTTGGAGTAGGACCTGGGGAGACAACCCCAGATAAGCGATTTAGAGTCGAAACAGTCCCATGTATGGGTAAGTGTAATAGTGCTCCAAAGGTTGTTGTTAATGGAGAAGTTCTTGTAATGCAGACCGCAGAGGATTTAGGTGTTATATTATCAGATCTATTAAATTCCTAG
- a CDS encoding RidA family protein, protein MINYVSTKNAPMAIGPYSQGVINNGLLYTSGQIAIDPKTQKFINGSVEEQTEQVIKNLKGILEECNTSFDKVIKVTIFLTNLDNFDLVNTIYGEYFKSKPARSTVEVSALPKNALIEIECIATIS, encoded by the coding sequence ATGATTAATTATGTAAGTACTAAAAATGCACCAATGGCTATAGGTCCCTACTCCCAAGGAGTAATTAATAATGGTCTATTGTATACTTCAGGTCAGATAGCAATAGACCCTAAAACCCAGAAGTTTATTAATGGATCTGTGGAAGAACAAACAGAACAGGTTATAAAAAACCTTAAAGGTATTTTAGAAGAGTGTAATACTTCCTTTGATAAGGTAATTAAAGTGACTATCTTTCTTACCAATTTGGATAACTTTGACTTAGTTAATACTATTTATGGAGAGTACTTTAAATCAAAACCTGCTAGATCAACTGTCGAGGTAAGTGCACTTCCTAAAAATGCATTAATTGAAATAGAGTGTATAGCTACAATTAGCTAA
- a CDS encoding penicillin-binding protein activator LpoB, whose protein sequence is MNKIITLLFSIFLLLGCQTTNRVTRIDSDIDTDLSGRWNDTDSRLISESMINDLLNRPITSNLVDRYGKTPVLIVGTIRNRSSEHINITSFVKDIERELVNSGKFTLVASSYEREEIRNEKEDQQSNSSLESTKRLAQETGADIMLIGNLVTITDQVDKTRVVYYQVDLELIDLETNTKLWIGSKKHKKVIQLGGVKW, encoded by the coding sequence ATGAACAAAATTATAACCTTATTATTTTCTATATTTCTACTACTAGGTTGCCAAACAACAAATAGAGTTACAAGAATCGATTCAGATATTGATACTGATTTAAGTGGTAGATGGAATGATACAGATTCAAGATTAATATCTGAATCTATGATTAATGACTTACTTAACAGACCAATAACATCAAATTTAGTTGATAGGTATGGTAAAACCCCTGTTCTTATAGTAGGAACAATTCGAAATAGAAGTTCTGAACATATAAATATTACATCTTTTGTAAAAGATATCGAAAGAGAACTTGTTAATAGTGGAAAATTTACTCTAGTTGCTTCAAGTTACGAAAGGGAAGAGATTCGAAATGAGAAAGAAGACCAGCAATCAAACTCATCCCTTGAGTCTACTAAAAGATTAGCCCAAGAGACAGGGGCTGATATTATGTTAATAGGCAACTTAGTTACAATAACAGATCAAGTAGATAAAACAAGAGTTGTATATTATCAGGTCGATTTAGAATTAATTGATTTAGAGACTAATACTAAACTTTGGATAGGTTCAAAAAAACATAAAAAAGTTATTCAGTTAGGTGGAGTTAAATGGTAA
- a CDS encoding YifB family Mg chelatase-like AAA ATPase: MKIFSYSSSGYDGELVQIEINIFTRSLPGIDIVGLPGGAVKESKVRFRSAILNSGFDFPKGRVIINMAPAGERKEGACFDLPFACRVISLELDKNNTNDYLILGELTLDGRVRKVNGVLSGITKAFDFGIRKFIIPKDNLKEAILLGKGEIYPVESLIDAYNVILGKLDYFKDTIIKKKEIIDNLDFADIMGQESVKRGIEIAVSGGHNLLLFGPPGVGKSLAVSRIPSILPVLTKNEALETTRIWSLAGKLKTEYAIIDTPPIRRPHHGASLEGMVGGGKLNRPGEISLAHNGYLFLDEIAEYKTTIIQSLREPLEEQKISLNRASLSTWFPANFRLIATSNPCPCANLGKEDGICMCSEKEIRRYWKKMGGAIMDRIDIRIPVNAISTKEMLGVKGRDSNEIRENVERAVNIQRERFRDKEYSCNARITPGDVDNYCLLKDSTKEAFISGANKLSLSSRGCHSVLKIARTIADLDGSANICEKHILEGFTYRRYGDEDYYFN; this comes from the coding sequence ATGAAAATATTTAGTTACTCCTCCTCAGGTTATGATGGGGAATTAGTACAAATTGAGATTAATATTTTTACCAGATCTCTTCCTGGTATTGATATTGTAGGCCTTCCTGGTGGAGCTGTTAAAGAGTCTAAGGTTAGATTTCGCTCAGCTATATTAAATAGTGGTTTTGATTTTCCAAAAGGGAGGGTAATTATAAACATGGCCCCAGCTGGGGAGAGAAAGGAGGGGGCGTGTTTTGATCTACCCTTTGCTTGTAGAGTAATTAGTCTAGAGTTGGATAAAAATAATACAAATGATTATTTGATATTAGGAGAGTTAACTCTAGATGGTAGAGTTCGGAAGGTTAATGGTGTTTTATCTGGAATTACTAAGGCATTTGATTTTGGTATTCGTAAATTTATAATTCCAAAGGATAACTTAAAAGAGGCTATACTCCTTGGTAAGGGAGAGATCTACCCTGTAGAAAGCTTAATTGATGCATACAATGTTATATTAGGTAAATTAGATTATTTTAAAGATACTATTATTAAAAAAAAAGAAATCATTGATAATCTTGATTTTGCTGACATTATGGGACAAGAGAGTGTAAAAAGAGGGATAGAAATAGCAGTCTCAGGAGGTCACAATCTTCTTTTATTTGGACCTCCAGGAGTAGGGAAGTCTCTAGCTGTATCTAGAATACCATCAATACTTCCAGTTTTGACAAAAAATGAAGCCTTAGAAACAACAAGAATATGGTCTTTAGCAGGTAAGCTTAAAACAGAGTATGCAATTATTGATACCCCTCCAATAAGGAGACCTCACCATGGAGCTTCCTTAGAAGGAATGGTGGGGGGTGGAAAACTTAATAGACCAGGGGAGATTTCATTAGCTCATAACGGATATCTATTTTTAGATGAAATAGCAGAATATAAAACTACAATTATCCAGAGCCTTAGAGAACCATTAGAAGAGCAGAAAATAAGTTTAAATAGAGCTTCCCTATCCACATGGTTTCCTGCAAATTTCAGACTAATAGCAACCTCCAATCCCTGCCCCTGTGCTAATCTTGGGAAAGAGGATGGAATTTGTATGTGCTCTGAGAAAGAGATAAGAAGGTATTGGAAAAAGATGGGAGGGGCGATTATGGATAGAATAGATATTAGAATACCTGTTAATGCCATCTCTACAAAGGAAATGTTAGGTGTAAAGGGAAGAGACTCTAATGAGATTAGAGAGAATGTAGAGAGGGCTGTAAATATTCAAAGAGAGAGATTTAGGGATAAGGAGTATAGTTGTAATGCAAGAATTACTCCGGGAGATGTAGATAACTACTGTTTATTAAAAGATAGTACAAAGGAGGCTTTTATTTCTGGGGCTAACAAACTATCTCTATCATCTAGAGGGTGCCACTCAGTACTTAAAATTGCAAGGACAATAGCTGATCTCGATGGTTCTGCTAATATTTGTGAAAAACATATTTTAGAAGGTTTTACATACAGGAGATATGGGGATGAGGATTATTATTTTAACTAG
- a CDS encoding sigma 54-interacting transcriptional regulator — MDESCKLYLPECLCEQLENIARSSANLLITGETGVGKEVVANFIHILSKGRDNPPVTINIGAFPEDLLEKELFGSIKGAFTDSEEDYKGKFDLASNTTLILDEIGEIPLHIQGKLLSAIERGVITPLGSNRTVKVNCRIIGVTNRDVNELLDGGLLRKDLFYRLNVLSLDIPPLRERKEFLPEIAHDLLNEFCVNGKNRTLSRESLSKLLAYNWPGNIRELKNCIERAITLTDKKEITSEYLLLSSDNNVNISKNTLKEAIKNFKKEYIKEVLDSNFWNITKSSKILGIQRTYLSRLIKELYNE; from the coding sequence ATGGATGAGAGTTGTAAACTTTACTTACCTGAATGTTTATGTGAACAGCTAGAAAATATAGCTAGATCTAGTGCAAACCTCTTAATTACTGGAGAGACTGGCGTTGGTAAAGAAGTTGTTGCAAATTTTATACATATATTATCTAAGGGTAGAGACAATCCTCCTGTAACAATAAATATAGGAGCATTCCCTGAGGATCTTCTAGAAAAAGAACTCTTTGGTTCAATAAAGGGAGCATTTACTGATTCAGAGGAAGATTATAAGGGTAAGTTCGACTTAGCTAGTAATACTACTTTGATATTAGATGAGATAGGAGAGATTCCCCTACATATACAGGGAAAACTTCTATCTGCTATAGAAAGGGGTGTAATTACACCACTAGGTAGTAATAGAACTGTTAAAGTTAATTGTAGAATAATTGGAGTTACCAATAGAGATGTCAATGAACTATTAGATGGTGGTCTTCTTCGGAAAGATCTGTTTTACAGACTTAATGTACTCTCCCTAGACATTCCTCCTTTAAGGGAAAGAAAAGAGTTTCTACCAGAAATAGCTCATGATTTATTAAATGAGTTTTGTGTAAATGGAAAAAATAGAACTCTAAGTAGAGAGAGTTTATCTAAGTTATTAGCCTATAATTGGCCTGGTAATATAAGGGAACTTAAAAATTGCATTGAGAGGGCAATTACCCTAACAGATAAGAAAGAAATTACTTCAGAATATTTATTGCTTTCTTCGGATAATAACGTTAATATATCCAAGAATACTTTAAAAGAAGCTATTAAGAACTTTAAAAAAGAGTACATAAAAGAAGTACTTGATAGTAACTTTTGGAATATAACTAAGAGTTCAAAAATATTAGGCATACAAAGAACTTATCTTTCAAGACTAATAAAAGAATTATATAACGAATGA
- a CDS encoding pseudouridine synthase: MPDQLRLQVYLAKCGIASRRKCEEIISQGRVSVNGKVIITPGSKVEEGDVVMYDGRKIGLAKEKIYIALHKPSKFLCSTTDPDDRPLAIDLLTPVIKHRLFYVGRLDYLTSGLIFFTNDGDFSKKMTHPSTHIEKEYVVTTKDEIPMELMEEFKKGIYVLGERFKMKDYEFKGTRCVHIILEEGKNRELRKVFLSRNVSVKKVHRIRIGSVELKGIHSGHFRKLTEREVKSLIKDADEKGESNTPLKKKSISHVKTVEKQLKSIQDKKDIENGVKEEIIVKRAPKKRAPKKSSGKRSLDRADSRDYRKDENSKKPYQKRSSDSRSFNKDENSKKPYQKRTSDSRGLNRREDSKNPYTKKPRDGKTFKNSSSRDISGKKDFKKKDRR; this comes from the coding sequence ATGCCTGATCAATTAAGATTACAAGTCTATCTAGCCAAGTGCGGGATAGCATCAAGAAGAAAATGCGAAGAGATCATTTCCCAAGGGAGAGTATCTGTTAATGGAAAAGTTATCATAACACCTGGTTCAAAAGTAGAAGAGGGTGATGTTGTTATGTACGATGGCAGAAAGATTGGACTTGCAAAAGAGAAGATCTATATAGCCCTACATAAACCTAGTAAGTTTTTATGTTCAACTACAGATCCGGACGATAGACCTCTTGCAATAGACCTATTAACACCTGTTATAAAACATAGATTATTCTATGTTGGACGATTGGATTACCTAACTTCAGGTCTAATATTTTTTACCAATGATGGGGATTTTTCAAAGAAAATGACCCATCCCTCTACCCATATCGAGAAAGAGTATGTAGTTACAACAAAAGATGAGATACCAATGGAACTTATGGAAGAGTTTAAAAAGGGTATCTATGTTCTAGGTGAAAGATTTAAAATGAAGGATTATGAGTTTAAAGGTACTCGTTGTGTTCATATTATTTTAGAAGAGGGTAAAAACAGGGAACTGCGTAAAGTCTTTTTATCAAGAAATGTATCTGTTAAAAAAGTTCACAGGATTAGAATTGGTAGTGTTGAGCTTAAAGGTATACACTCTGGGCATTTTAGAAAATTAACAGAAAGAGAAGTTAAAAGTCTAATAAAAGACGCTGATGAGAAGGGTGAGTCTAATACACCTTTAAAAAAGAAAAGCATTAGTCATGTTAAAACTGTTGAAAAGCAACTAAAATCCATTCAGGATAAAAAAGATATTGAAAACGGTGTAAAAGAAGAGATTATAGTAAAAAGAGCACCAAAAAAGAGAGCTCCAAAAAAATCATCAGGTAAGAGAAGTCTTGATAGGGCTGACTCTAGGGATTATAGAAAAGATGAAAATTCTAAAAAACCTTATCAAAAGAGGTCATCGGATAGTAGAAGTTTTAATAAAGATGAAAATTCTAAAAAACCTTATCAAAAAAGAACTTCAGATAGTAGAGGTTTAAATAGAAGAGAAGACTCTAAAAATCCCTATACAAAAAAGCCTAGGGATGGAAAAACTTTTAAGAATAGTTCCTCAAGGGATATCTCTGGTAAAAAAGATTTTAAAAAGAAGGATAGAAGGTAG
- a CDS encoding 30S ribosomal protein S1, giving the protein MVVAIDGPAGVGKSSIAEMIAKELNYFHLNSGNFYRAITFKVIEESIDPDDDVKIIALAKSLKVEIKNENFFVNNVNIDDELHSSDVDKLVGKISSIVEIRNIVNNMIRKIGDTLDLVIEGRDITTVVFPDAEAKFYFDADAKVRAKRRFDQGLSDLSLEEITQSILERDEIDRNKGVGSLKISNSAEYIDTTYLTIGGVCAKVFTKINELIGTGRIEQVMTEMDAKADQTNLQEEYLKALDTMEEGQLVDGQVIHIDSDHVFIDVGYKSEGRIPLNEFAGKTPELGDIVSVVIVKKEGRHGELVVSKKKADLKVVWKELKNAFNDGTPVKGTIVKSIKGGFEVDLGGDVIAFMPISKADIVKVDKPEKYIGIESDFSLEKLYGEKKANVVVSRRKLLEERMEANRKEFFETKKEGDIVKGKVKSFTSFGAFIDLGGFDGLLHINDMSWGHVSRPKDFVKKNDEVELKIIRLDEAEKRINLSLKHFTEDPWVTFQDKFHPGDVISGKVTKLTDFGAFIEIVPGVEGLAHISELSWVKRVKHPKELFSIGDPVDAMILDFDVEEGRISLGVKHVLPNPWDDIIDRYPCGEKHELEVKKVTNAGAFLEVEEGIDGFLHVEDLTWDNKTPKPSAVFTVGEKMECCIVGIDADSRRIRLGVKQLHNNPWEDFANNHPIGSIIEGEVTNKAEFGVFVSLGNNIEGLIHKSNLATSKEVSYEDALEAVNKGDKLKAAVTDVNIFKQKVSLSVREVTMHEERKEISKYLDGETQDDGTYTLGDLLK; this is encoded by the coding sequence GTGGTAGTTGCAATAGATGGACCAGCAGGAGTTGGGAAGAGTTCAATAGCTGAGATGATAGCAAAAGAACTCAACTATTTTCATCTTAATAGTGGGAATTTTTATAGAGCAATAACATTTAAGGTTATTGAAGAGAGTATTGATCCTGATGATGATGTAAAAATAATAGCTCTTGCTAAGAGTTTAAAAGTAGAAATAAAAAATGAAAATTTTTTCGTAAATAATGTAAATATTGATGATGAATTACACAGTTCAGATGTTGATAAGTTAGTAGGGAAGATATCTTCAATTGTTGAGATTAGGAATATTGTTAATAACATGATCAGGAAAATTGGAGATACCCTTGACCTAGTTATTGAGGGTAGAGATATAACAACAGTTGTTTTCCCAGATGCAGAAGCAAAATTTTATTTTGATGCAGATGCTAAAGTAAGAGCTAAACGTAGATTTGATCAAGGTTTAAGCGACTTAAGTCTGGAAGAAATAACCCAGTCAATTTTAGAAAGAGATGAAATTGATAGGAATAAAGGTGTTGGAAGTTTAAAAATTTCAAACTCTGCAGAATATATTGACACAACATACTTGACGATAGGTGGAGTTTGTGCGAAAGTATTTACTAAGATAAATGAATTAATTGGAACCGGGAGAATAGAACAGGTTATGACAGAAATGGATGCTAAAGCGGATCAAACAAATCTACAAGAGGAGTACCTTAAAGCCCTAGATACTATGGAAGAGGGACAACTTGTCGATGGACAAGTAATACACATAGATTCAGATCACGTTTTTATTGATGTAGGGTATAAATCCGAAGGAAGAATACCATTAAATGAGTTTGCGGGTAAAACACCTGAATTAGGTGATATTGTATCAGTTGTTATTGTAAAGAAAGAAGGACGACATGGCGAACTTGTAGTTTCTAAGAAAAAAGCGGATTTAAAAGTCGTTTGGAAGGAACTTAAAAATGCATTCAATGATGGCACTCCTGTTAAGGGTACGATTGTTAAATCTATTAAAGGTGGATTTGAGGTTGATTTAGGTGGTGATGTTATTGCTTTTATGCCAATATCTAAAGCAGATATAGTAAAAGTAGATAAGCCAGAAAAATATATCGGTATTGAATCAGATTTCTCTTTAGAGAAATTATATGGTGAAAAGAAAGCTAATGTTGTTGTTTCTAGAAGAAAACTTTTAGAAGAGAGAATGGAAGCTAATAGAAAAGAGTTTTTTGAAACTAAAAAAGAGGGAGATATTGTTAAAGGTAAAGTAAAAAGTTTTACTTCCTTTGGAGCATTTATTGACCTTGGTGGTTTTGATGGTCTTCTACATATCAATGATATGAGTTGGGGACATGTTTCTAGACCAAAAGATTTTGTTAAGAAAAATGATGAAGTTGAACTAAAAATTATTAGATTAGATGAAGCTGAAAAAAGAATAAATCTATCTTTAAAACACTTTACTGAAGATCCTTGGGTTACTTTTCAAGATAAGTTCCATCCTGGTGATGTTATTAGTGGTAAAGTTACAAAACTTACAGACTTTGGTGCTTTCATTGAAATAGTTCCAGGTGTTGAAGGTTTAGCTCATATCTCTGAATTATCATGGGTTAAGAGAGTTAAACATCCTAAAGAGTTATTCTCTATTGGTGATCCTGTTGATGCTATGATTCTTGACTTTGATGTTGAAGAGGGTCGAATATCCTTAGGTGTTAAACATGTTTTACCTAATCCTTGGGATGATATTATTGATAGATATCCTTGTGGAGAGAAGCATGAACTTGAAGTTAAAAAAGTTACAAATGCTGGAGCTTTCCTTGAAGTTGAAGAGGGTATTGATGGATTCTTACATGTTGAGGATTTAACTTGGGATAACAAAACACCTAAACCTTCTGCAGTATTTACTGTTGGGGAAAAAATGGAGTGTTGTATTGTTGGTATTGATGCTGATTCTAGAAGAATTAGACTTGGTGTTAAGCAACTACACAATAACCCATGGGAAGATTTTGCAAATAATCACCCAATAGGTTCAATAATTGAAGGTGAAGTAACTAATAAAGCTGAGTTTGGTGTGTTTGTTTCATTAGGAAATAATATTGAAGGATTAATTCATAAATCTAACCTTGCTACATCAAAAGAAGTTAGTTATGAAGACGCTTTAGAAGCTGTTAATAAAGGTGATAAACTAAAAGCTGCTGTAACAGATGTAAACATCTTTAAACAGAAAGTATCTTTATCTGTAAGAGAAGTTACAATGCATGAAGAGAGAAAAGAAATTTCTAAATATCTTGATGGTGAAACACAGGATGATGGTACATATACTTTAGGTGACTTATTAAAATAA